Sequence from the Aerococcus tenax genome:
GTCCTCTTGGTCAAAGAGTCGGATGGCTTCAGTTCCGGAAAAAGCTTGTTGGATTTGGTAATTCTGACTCAGGAGGTCTTTAAGCATTGTGTTAATGTCATCATTATCTTCCACAATCATGATTTGTTTCATGCAACCACGCCTTTCACTTGATTTTTACCAGTATTGTAACATGGACTAGGCGGATTATTCTCTTATTTCTCGAGCGAAGTTTATAATAGAAGGCAGAAAGAGGAGTGATAACCATGTCTTTAACCCAATCTCAAAGAGAAGAAACTAAACAAGCGCTTAAAGCGGCCTTTAAAAAGACTGGCTTAAGCAAGCAGGAGCTAGCTGACATTTTGGAGACGAGTGAATCTTACCTGGACCAGGTCTTTCAATTACAAGGCCAACGTTTAGAAGATGCCTGGATCTTAAAAAATTATCTCAATACTTATTTAAACGAGCACGGCCAAGAGCCAGTGCCCTTTCAAGCCCTGGGGGGGGATTACCATGATTATTGGTTCTTAGATGCCGATCTCATTGAGCGTGGTCTATTAAAGTAAAAAAGCACCCCCACTAGTGTAGTGCCCCCCAAAAGTTGAATTCTTAGTCCAACTTATTGGGGTCACCATATAGCCTCGGGAGTGCTTTTTTGTAGCGGGTTGAAGGCTAGTGAGAGTGCTTATTCAAATGATTTTATTTCTTTATTCATTAGGAAGTGACCAGTCTAAATCAGGCCCCACCGGAACGATTCCATTGGGGTTAATGGTCGGATGGCTGGTGTAGTAGTGTTCCTTAATGTGGGAGAAGTTTACCGTTTCTTTGATGCCCGGCCATTGATAGAGCTTACGGGTGTAGAGCCAGAGAGCTGGGTAGTCGGTTAAGTTTCTAATATTACACTTGAAGTGGCCGTAATAAACGGAATCAAAACGAACCAAGGTGGTAAAGAGCCGCCAATCAGCCTCTGTGACTTGGTCCCCAACCAGGTAATCATGGTGACTTAAGTGGTCCTCTAAGCGGTCCAATTCCTTAAATAATTGGTCCACTTCTTCTTCATAGACAGATTGCTTGGTCGCAAAGCCCGCCTTGTAAACGCCATTATTAACCTTAGGATAGATTTCATCATTCCATTGGTCAATCTCATTGCGTAGCTTTTCTGGATAGTAGTCGCCTGTTTTTGCGCCAATATCATCAAAGGCTTGGTTAAACATCCGCATAATTTCGGAAGACTCATTATTAACAATGGTATCGGTCTTCTTGTCGTAGAGAACGGGAACCGTGACCCGACCGCTATAATTAGGATCAACATGGGTATAGATTTGATAGAGATAGTCAGCGTCAAAGAGCGGATCTTTGATCACGCCGTCAGCTTCTTCAAAGGTCCAGCCGTTTTCGCCCATATGGGGATGGACAACCGAGATTGAAATCATATCTTCTAGCCCCTTGAGTGCCCGCATAATGAGGGCACGACTGGCCCAGGGGCAGGCATAGGACACATAGAGGTGGTAGCGGCCAGCTTCAGCCTTAAAGCCTCCTTGGCCTGTGGGCCCGGGGGAGCCGTCTTTAGTAATCCAGTTTCTAAATTGGGAGTCTTTGCGGACAAAGTGGCCCCCAGTACTTTCGGTATCGTACCACTTGTCATACCATTTACCGTCAACTAATAATCCCATCGATTAATCGCTCCTTTTACTTGTTTTTAGGTCATATAAGCTTCTTATTTACTATATAAGACCAATCCCTAAATGAAAAATGATTTGCTCCTTTTTCTTGTATGGGTAAAAAACCAAGAAATGATTTAATGTCAGAGAAAATAATGGTAAAATGTTCAGGTACTCAAAGTAATTTAATTAAAAAGGATGATGAATATGTCAAGAGTTGTTGGGACAGTATCACGTGGCCTACGTGCACCCATTGTAAAAAAAGGTGACGACTTAGCTCAAATTGTTGTAGATACAGTCACTCATGCAGCCAAAGAGGCGCCCTTTACCATTCATGACAAGGATATTGTGGCCATTACCGAATCAATCTATGCCAGAGCCCAAGGAAATTATGCCAGCTTAGATGCTGTCGCTAAGGATATCCACCAAAAATTCCAATCAGAAAGTATTGGTGTGGTATTTCCAATTAATAGTCGGAATCGTTTCTATAATATTCTCCAAGCCGTTGCCCGGGCAACTAAGAAAGTTATCATTCAACTCTCTTATCCGGCTGATGAAGTGGGCAATGAATTAATCAGTGATGAAGCCCTGGTGAAGTCGGGCGTTAACCCCTGGACAGATACCCTAAGTGAAGCAGAATTCCGTTCGCACATTGAAGAAATCAAACATAAATTTACTGGGGTAGACTATGTGGCCCTTTACCGTGAATGCGTGGAAAAAGAAGGCGCTGAATGTGAAATCATCTTTTCTAACCAAGCCCAAGCCATTCTTGACTATACTGATGCTGTCTTAGTATCGGATATTCATACCCGTTTCAAAACAGCTCAAGCCGTTAAAGAAGCTGGAGCTAAGACTGTCTACCGTTTAGATGAAATCTTAACCCAATCAGTTGATGGGTCAGGTTACAATGAAGAATACGGTTTATTGGGGACCAATCTCTCTGGAGACAATGAATTAAAACTCTTCCCGCGTGACTCAAAATCTTTTGTCTATGATGTGCAAAAGCGCTTATTAGAAGCTACCGGCAAGAAAATTGAAGTCATGGTCTATGGAGATGGTGCTTTCAAAGACCCAGTGGGTCATATCTGGGAACTGGCTGATCCAGTCGTTTCCCCTGGTTATACCAGTGGTCTTGAAGGGACTCCTAATGAAGTGAAATTAAAATACTTGGCCGACAATGAGTTCAGTGACCTTAATGGGCAAGCCTTAGAAGATGCCATTACTGACTATATTAGCCAACATGACGATGTGGATAGAGATGGTAAAAATGTCAGCCTAGGAACCACCCCACGGCAAATTACTGACTTAGTAGGTTCCTTATCTGACTTAACCAGCGGTAGTGGGGATAAAGGAACTCCAATTGTTTACATCCAAGGTTACTTTGATAATTTATCCGATGAAGATTAATTCATTTAACGAGTAAAAAGGAAAAGTTCAAGCTGAAAATAACAATCAGCTTGAACTTTTTTCTTGGTGCGCCTGGCATGGGCGACAACTCGGTGGTGAAAGTCCACTACAGGCCTTTGCAGTAGGAACTGTTAGCCAATGACAAGGGTGTCCACCGTGAGGTGGAATCTGAAGGAAGTTGGAGGCAAATACTTGCACTGACGTACAGAAACTTCATAAAGAAAGGCTGTCAAAAGATGGATGAGCTTGCCAGACAAAGTGAAGTCCAATACTGCACGAATCTGAGACAGTAGATGAAGCAGTGACATGAGTAGAAAGTTGTCGTTCTTACCCAGGGAGATCTCACAGACGGCGCAGGAGTCCCCTTATAAGAAGCCGGTCGAAAAAGGTTTACTGTGAGAAGTCAGCCGAAGTCATAGTAGTTTCCAGAGGAAACGAAGGACTGAACAATATCCATGTTTATTTAGATGGGAGGTAGCTCAATTATGGGAAAAGCAGAAAAGTTGCGGAAGCAACGCAGCCTACAGAGGAATAAGGTGGAACCTGAAAAGTATGTAGATGTGCTTAGTGGTAGAGCTATTGAATATATGAAAAGACATGATGGGTCTCTAATGAGTCTCGTTGTCAGAGAAGAAAACCTCATGCGAGCAGCTCAATTAGTTCGTAAGAACAAAGGAGCAGCTGGTATTGATGGTGTTTCCGCAGAAGCTGCGGAAGCTGAAGTAAGAAAGTATCTTAGACCCTTACAACAGAAATTGATGAATGCAACATATAAACCTCAACCGGTCAAGCGGGTAGAAATTCCCAAAGCCAATGGAGGAGTTCGTCGATTAGGTATTCCTGTGGTCAGGGATCGCATTGTTCAACAAGCCATTCGACAAGTGATTGAACCAATCATAGATCCTCAACTATCACCTTATAGTCATGGCTTTCGTAAAGGCAAGAGTGCACATAGTGCACTGAAACAATGTGTCGACTATTACGAAACAGGCTATAAAGTTGTGGTTGATTGCGATCTAAAGAATTGTTTCGATAATTTTAATCAAGATAAAATGATTCATTACTTGGAACAAATGGTAAAAGATCCAGCGATATCACGTATTCTTAGACGTTTTATGAGTGCAGGTGTTATTGATATGTCTGGTCAATTTATTGACAGTCATACGGGTACCCCTCAAGGGGGTGTTATTTCACCGCTTCTATGTAATGTTTATTTAAATGAATTGGATAGAGAATTAGAACGTCGTGGACATCGTTTTGTACGTTACGCAGATGACTTTGCGATTTTCGTCAAATCTAAGCGAGCAGGAGAACGTGTGCTAAAAAGTATTACTACTTACATTGAAAAAGATCTTCGATTAACCGTTAACCATGAGAAAAGTCAAGTGGGTTCGCCAACCCGTTTAAAATTCTTGGGTTGCCTTATCAAGCCTACCCGAAAGGGTTGTCGTTTTCGTCCGACGAATGAAGCGAAGAAGAAATTCAAAGCAAAGTTAAAACGTCTGACAAGTCGAAAGCGACCAGGTACCTTTAAAACCATTGTAAAAGAGATCAACCAAGTCACACAAGGTTGGATCAACTATTTTGGAGTAGGCTATATTAAAACCTATATTGAAGAGATAGAACAATGGTTAAACCATCGCCTAAGGCAACTCATTTTGAAGCGATGGAAAAACTGTCGAACGAAGATTATACGCCTCATGCGGTTGGGATTGGATAGTGAAAGCGCGAAGCGTATTGCTTTCTCACGCAAGAAGTATTGGCGTCTATCCAAGACACCGGAGGTGCACTACGCTCTGACAACAAAAAGACTCCGTCAGTGGGGATTAAAATCATTAACCCTCCTGGCGGAGTCTGCCTATTTAAGATATTGAACCGCCGTATACGGAACCGTACGTACGGTGGTGTGAGAGGTCCTCTGTCCGACTAACGGACAGAGTCCTACTCGATCTTATATTTTTCCCAGTAGGCTTCTGGGGTCATTTGCATAATAGTATAGAAGCTACGTTTAAGTTTATTTTCATGAATAAAGCCCGTTTCTTTGGAGATTTCTTTAAGGTCTTTATCACCAGCTTGTAAGCGCTGACAGACGCTTTTTATTCGTAGATGGGTCACTAAGTTTTGAAAATTTCTTTCAGTATAGGCGATAAGTTGGCTATTAATATCTTGGGGGCTTAGGGAAAATCTTTGACTCAGGTGTTCAATTGTAAGAGCATCAGTAAAGTGAGAGTAGGTGAATTCTAATATTTTAGGTTGCAATTCTTTAAGGGCTATAGGAGTAATGGCTTCAATTAATTGCCAGTAGGATTCA
This genomic interval carries:
- a CDS encoding DUF2316 family protein, producing the protein MSLTQSQREETKQALKAAFKKTGLSKQELADILETSESYLDQVFQLQGQRLEDAWILKNYLNTYLNEHGQEPVPFQALGGDYHDYWFLDADLIERGLLK
- the ltrA gene encoding group II intron reverse transcriptase/maturase, which codes for MGKAEKLRKQRSLQRNKVEPEKYVDVLSGRAIEYMKRHDGSLMSLVVREENLMRAAQLVRKNKGAAGIDGVSAEAAEAEVRKYLRPLQQKLMNATYKPQPVKRVEIPKANGGVRRLGIPVVRDRIVQQAIRQVIEPIIDPQLSPYSHGFRKGKSAHSALKQCVDYYETGYKVVVDCDLKNCFDNFNQDKMIHYLEQMVKDPAISRILRRFMSAGVIDMSGQFIDSHTGTPQGGVISPLLCNVYLNELDRELERRGHRFVRYADDFAIFVKSKRAGERVLKSITTYIEKDLRLTVNHEKSQVGSPTRLKFLGCLIKPTRKGCRFRPTNEAKKKFKAKLKRLTSRKRPGTFKTIVKEINQVTQGWINYFGVGYIKTYIEEIEQWLNHRLRQLILKRWKNCRTKIIRLMRLGLDSESAKRIAFSRKKYWRLSKTPEVHYALTTKRLRQWGLKSLTLLAESAYLRY
- a CDS encoding glutathione S-transferase family protein; its protein translation is MGLLVDGKWYDKWYDTESTGGHFVRKDSQFRNWITKDGSPGPTGQGGFKAEAGRYHLYVSYACPWASRALIMRALKGLEDMISISVVHPHMGENGWTFEEADGVIKDPLFDADYLYQIYTHVDPNYSGRVTVPVLYDKKTDTIVNNESSEIMRMFNQAFDDIGAKTGDYYPEKLRNEIDQWNDEIYPKVNNGVYKAGFATKQSVYEEEVDQLFKELDRLEDHLSHHDYLVGDQVTEADWRLFTTLVRFDSVYYGHFKCNIRNLTDYPALWLYTRKLYQWPGIKETVNFSHIKEHYYTSHPTINPNGIVPVGPDLDWSLPNE
- a CDS encoding coenzyme F420-0:L-glutamate ligase is translated as MSRVVGTVSRGLRAPIVKKGDDLAQIVVDTVTHAAKEAPFTIHDKDIVAITESIYARAQGNYASLDAVAKDIHQKFQSESIGVVFPINSRNRFYNILQAVARATKKVIIQLSYPADEVGNELISDEALVKSGVNPWTDTLSEAEFRSHIEEIKHKFTGVDYVALYRECVEKEGAECEIIFSNQAQAILDYTDAVLVSDIHTRFKTAQAVKEAGAKTVYRLDEILTQSVDGSGYNEEYGLLGTNLSGDNELKLFPRDSKSFVYDVQKRLLEATGKKIEVMVYGDGAFKDPVGHIWELADPVVSPGYTSGLEGTPNEVKLKYLADNEFSDLNGQALEDAITDYISQHDDVDRDGKNVSLGTTPRQITDLVGSLSDLTSGSGDKGTPIVYIQGYFDNLSDED